CCGCAGTCGGTGCCGGCCATGACGTTTTCGCGCCCGACGATCTTGGCGTAGCGCACCAGCCGGTCGGCGATCAGCCGCGGGTGCTCGACGATGTCGGTCGCGTGGCCGACGACGCCGGGCACAAGAACTTTTCCTTCCGGCAGCTTGACCTCTTCCCACACGCGCCATTCATGATCGTGGCGCGGATTGGACGCCTCGATGGAATAAGTATTGGCGCGCACTTTGAGGATGAGATCGACGATGTCTCTTAACGGTATGTCGTACTTGTGCGGGCCGTGATAGCTGCCCCAGCAGGTGTGGAAGCGGACGCGGTCCGGCGGTATATCTCTCAGCGCGTGGTTGAGCGCGTCGACGCGCATCTCGGCGTACTTGCGATACTCCGCCACGCTCATGTCCGGGAAAATCTGCCACGCGTCGGGCAGATCGGGATTGTCGATCTGGAGGAGAAATCCCGCGGCGACGATTGCCTTGTACTCCTCGCCCATCGCTTCGGCCAGCGCGAAGAGATATTCTTCGTCTGTGCGGTAGTAATCGTTCTTCAGCCAGTGCTCCATCGTGCCGGGCGCGACCGCCGGCAGGAACGCCTCCTCGTATTTCACTCCCGCCAGGGCGGCCTTGAAAGTTTCGATGTCCGACTTCACCGCCTCGTAGCCGATATACTTGAGCGGCCCGTTGCAGAAGACGCGCCAGACGTTCTCGCCGCGCATCGTCGCCAATCGCTTCTGGAAGTATGGCGCAAACTCCTTGAGATCGCGGCCGAAGATCGTCGACGGCCGCTCGCCCGCCTTAGGCGGACGCTCGACGAAGCCGCTCAAGCGCTCGCGCGCATAGCGCGAGAAGTTGGGTTTCCCCAACTCGCCGTCGTTGATGATGTCGAGACCGCACTCGATCTGCTTCTTCACCGCTTCCGCCACCGCGCTGCGCACGAGCCGCGCGAGCGCGTCCGGGTCGTAGGGCCGGCCGTTGTTCTTGGCGAGGAGCATGGCCTTCAGCTCTTCCGGCAGCGGCAGGCTGCCCGCGTGCGTCGTAAGAATCCGCTCGGTGCTGCGCTTCATCTTGCTTGCCCTTCTATATAATGCCCCGTACGATCCGAATTAAAATGGGACCGGATTAGGGAAGCAATTGCTTCGCGCGCTCACGAATCTCGCGTGCTTTGCGGACTCCCGCTTGAAAGCGATCCTCGGCATCTTTGCGTTGAACGGCGTCCTTAGCCATGAGCAGGGCATCGAAGAGCACGGAGTAGATCTTTTCAATCGTAGCCGCGTAGGCCCTATCGATGATTTCTTGGTCCGTCATGGTTACCTCCACGTTTCCTAACTTCTTCTATAGTTTCGAAATTCGGGCGTCAAATGGAAAAAACGGCACCCTGGGTATACTCTCCTGCTATATGCTTGACAGCACAGAGGTGTCTCCATAGAATCCTTGCATCTAGGGAGGTAGTAACGTGAGCAAAATTAGACACATCGCCTACCGGGCGGCGGACGTGGAAACCATGGCCAACTTTTTCGTCGACGCTTTGGGAATGAAAATCACCCAGAGACGGACAAATCGAGCCATCGATTTATCCGACGGCACGATCAACATCACCGTCCTACCTCTGCGCGGCACCGAAAACGAGAATCAGGGCATCGACCACATCGGCTTTTCGGTGGAAAACGACGACGAGGCGGGCCGCCGTCTCGAAGGCGCCGGCGCGAAGAAGATCGCCACGATCGAGCTGGGCAGCGCCGCGCATTACGAAGCGAAGTACAAGGGACCCGAAGGGATCGTCGTCGATATTGGCAAGTGGATCGGCACCGCTCCAGTTAAAGGATGAAGGCTGAGGGATGAAGGATGAAAAAACAATCACCGCTCGATCCCGATGAGTTTCATCCTTCCGCCTTCATCCTTCAGCCTTTCTTCACGACTCCCACATTTTGGAGGAGGAGTTGATGGTTGCGTGTAAGTTTTTGGCGAAGTCGTTCGCCGCCTGCGTGTCCATCGTGTAAGCGAAGCGCGCGTACTCCTTCACCGCCATCACGGCCGGCAGCGGATATTTTTTCAGCTTTTCGATCAGCTCGCTCGCCGCGGCCTCCAGCTTGTCGTGCGGAACGACGCTGCTGGCGAGACCGAAGGCGAGCGCCTGGCGCGCGTCGATCTCCTCCGTGGAATAAACCATATACAGCAGCGCTTTCCGCGGCACGCGGTCGATCAGCGCCGACATGGCGATCGTCGGCATGATGTGGTGCGACATCTCCGGCACCTGAAAGCGCGCCTTCTCGCCCGCGAGCGTCACGTCGCAGAGCGCCGCCAGCGCGCAGCCGAAGCCGGCAGCTCTGCCCTGCACCACGCCGACGATCGGCGCCTTCGACCTGCGAAACGCGTCGTAGCAATTGAAGATCGTCTCGCTCCGGGCGCGGAAGTCGTAGGCCTCGATCGCGGGACCGCGCTTGCCCATGGCTTCTCTTCCCATGCAAAACTCCTCGCCCGCGGCTTTGACAACGATCAGCCGCGAGTCTTTCGCCGCGCCGTCGATCATCTCCGCCAGCGCGCTGATCGCCGGATCGCTCAAGCGGTTGCCGATCTCCGGCCGGTTGAGCGTGATCGCGGCGACGTCGCCGTCGCGTTCATAGATTAGCGATTCAGCCATTGTACCTCCGTCACTCTGAAGGATTATGGAGCTAGTCCGGATTATTCACTGTTTCCCTTGGCGTCCTTTGCGCCTTTGCGCGAGACTTCTTACCCGCTCCGAATTTCTCATCGCGCCAAGACGCCAAGATCGCAAAGAATACATAATTCGCTGCAAGCATCACAAACGCTCCTCCAGCCAATCGAGCATGAACGGCAAGTTCCGCGCCCAGTCGTCGTGGCTGCAGTGGATCGTGCCGCCGGCGCTCGGGTCGTCGTAGATCTTCAACGTTTTATCGGCGCTGCCGATCTCGGCGAAGAGACGCTTCGCGCCGTCGACGCTCATGAGGCGGTCTTCGCCGCCGTGGGTGATCAAGGTCGGGCAGGTGATTTTTTCCGCCACGCCTTTCAGCGTGAATAATTTCAGCCGCTCGCGCGCTTCGGCGTCCGTAACGCCGCCGAGAATGCGCCGCAGCGTCGGCTGAAGATGCTGGCAAAACAGGTACAGATCTTCGAGCAGGCTGTAGCAGCCGGACCAGCAGACGAGCGCCTTCACGCGCCGGTCGAAAGCCGCGGCGCGCGGCGCGTAATAGCCCGCCATGCTGATGCCGACGACGGCGATCCTTCTTGCATCGACCTCCGGACGAGAGACGAGATAGTCGATGCAAGCCATGGCCGGGACTTCGTAATCGTGGCGCATCGGAATGTTTTTAACGTAGTGCGACGATCCACGTCCCGGCGTATCCGCGAGCAACACCGCCCAACCGCGCGCCAGCATCGGCCGGGCGCCGAAGTAGATTTCTTCGGCGTAGGCGTCCGCGCCGCCGAGGAAAA
The sequence above is a segment of the Candidatus Binatia bacterium genome. Coding sequences within it:
- a CDS encoding cobalamin-independent methionine synthase II family protein, with amino-acid sequence MKRSTERILTTHAGSLPLPEELKAMLLAKNNGRPYDPDALARLVRSAVAEAVKKQIECGLDIINDGELGKPNFSRYARERLSGFVERPPKAGERPSTIFGRDLKEFAPYFQKRLATMRGENVWRVFCNGPLKYIGYEAVKSDIETFKAALAGVKYEEAFLPAVAPGTMEHWLKNDYYRTDEEYLFALAEAMGEEYKAIVAAGFLLQIDNPDLPDAWQIFPDMSVAEYRKYAEMRVDALNHALRDIPPDRVRFHTCWGSYHGPHKYDIPLRDIVDLILKVRANTYSIEASNPRHDHEWRVWEEVKLPEGKVLVPGVVGHATDIVEHPRLIADRLVRYAKIVGRENVMAGTDCG
- a CDS encoding VOC family protein is translated as MSKIRHIAYRAADVETMANFFVDALGMKITQRRTNRAIDLSDGTINITVLPLRGTENENQGIDHIGFSVENDDEAGRRLEGAGAKKIATIELGSAAHYEAKYKGPEGIVVDIGKWIGTAPVKG
- a CDS encoding enoyl-CoA hydratase/isomerase family protein, with protein sequence MAESLIYERDGDVAAITLNRPEIGNRLSDPAISALAEMIDGAAKDSRLIVVKAAGEEFCMGREAMGKRGPAIEAYDFRARSETIFNCYDAFRRSKAPIVGVVQGRAAGFGCALAALCDVTLAGEKARFQVPEMSHHIMPTIAMSALIDRVPRKALLYMVYSTEEIDARQALAFGLASSVVPHDKLEAAASELIEKLKKYPLPAVMAVKEYARFAYTMDTQAANDFAKNLHATINSSSKMWES
- a CDS encoding alpha/beta hydrolase, which produces MLNFLRPNHPWGFHVLRLAAEAQQGGGDFFEIARLCERLEPEDREGWERGWLDLAEKTEANAKRALTAGHRETAMQQFFHANQYYRMSDVFLTAAEMAKKTQRFLKARENFRAAARLHSPPIETIGVRCGGEEYDGYFCHPINPKPGPWPAILFLGGADAYAEEIYFGARPMLARGWAVLLADTPGRGSSHYVKNIPMRHDYEVPAMACIDYLVSRPEVDARRIAVVGISMAGYYAPRAAAFDRRVKALVCWSGCYSLLEDLYLFCQHLQPTLRRILGGVTDAEARERLKLFTLKGVAEKITCPTLITHGGEDRLMSVDGAKRLFAEIGSADKTLKIYDDPSAGGTIHCSHDDWARNLPFMLDWLEERL